A genomic segment from Actinoplanes sichuanensis encodes:
- a CDS encoding 2-dehydropantoate 2-reductase produces the protein MRVAVLGAGAIGAYVGAALCRSGADVHLIARGAHLAALRAHGVRVLSPRGDFSAHPHATDDPSTIGPVDYVFLGLKAHSYASAGPLLAPLLGPQTALVAGQNGIPWWYFHRLPGPYEGHRIEAVDPDGETSAVMAPERAIGCVVYPATVIKSPGVIQHLEGTRFSIGEPDGTVSQRCRWFSEAMIAGGLKCPVEPRLRDDIWIKLMGNASLNPISALTRATMVEICESAGTRRVVELMMEEILDIAARVGSTPEISIARRLDGAQRVGHHKTSMLQDLEAGKQLELDAVVAAVVEMADITGAPAPTLRTVHAATDLLARTMAKRAPIIPTPAPA, from the coding sequence ATGCGAGTTGCAGTGCTCGGAGCCGGTGCCATCGGCGCCTATGTCGGCGCCGCGCTGTGCCGGTCCGGAGCAGACGTCCATCTGATCGCCCGCGGGGCGCACCTGGCCGCGCTGCGGGCCCACGGGGTACGGGTGCTCAGCCCGCGCGGAGACTTCTCCGCACATCCGCACGCCACCGACGATCCGTCGACGATCGGCCCGGTGGACTACGTCTTCCTCGGTCTGAAAGCCCACTCGTACGCCTCGGCCGGTCCGCTCCTCGCTCCCCTGCTCGGCCCGCAGACGGCTCTGGTCGCCGGGCAGAACGGCATCCCGTGGTGGTATTTCCACCGGCTGCCCGGGCCGTACGAGGGGCACCGGATCGAGGCGGTGGACCCGGACGGCGAGACCTCCGCGGTGATGGCACCGGAGCGCGCGATCGGCTGCGTGGTCTACCCGGCCACCGTGATCAAGTCACCGGGGGTGATCCAGCACCTGGAGGGCACCCGGTTCTCCATCGGCGAGCCGGACGGCACGGTGTCGCAGCGGTGCCGGTGGTTCAGCGAGGCGATGATCGCCGGCGGCCTGAAGTGCCCGGTCGAACCCCGACTGCGCGACGACATCTGGATCAAGCTGATGGGCAACGCCTCGCTCAACCCGATCAGTGCACTGACCCGGGCCACCATGGTCGAGATCTGTGAGAGCGCCGGCACCCGCCGGGTCGTCGAGCTGATGATGGAGGAGATCCTCGACATCGCCGCCCGCGTCGGCAGCACCCCGGAGATCTCCATCGCGCGACGCCTCGACGGCGCGCAGCGGGTCGGGCATCACAAGACCTCGATGCTGCAGGACCTGGAAGCCGGCAAACAGTTGGAGCTCGACGCCGTGGTCGCCGCGGTGGTCGAGATGGCCGACATCACCGGGGCGCCTGCCCCCACGCTGCGGACCGTGCACGCCGCGACCGACCTGCTGGCCCGGACCATGGCCAAGCGGGCGCCGATCATCCCCACGCCGGCTCCGGCCTGA
- a CDS encoding CAP domain-containing protein codes for MRQLLRSLAVTALLAPAVAGALTMIATPAEAAPAKASEQALQTEVNRLTNVERTKRGCGALKVNAQLTTAARGHSGWMARTGTFSHTGDAGTSFVARAKATGYGRPSAENIAWGYQTAASVVDGWMNSPGHRANILNCKSKSVGVGVVYSASGTPYYTQDFGY; via the coding sequence TTGCGCCAGCTTCTCCGCAGCCTCGCCGTGACCGCCCTCCTCGCCCCCGCCGTCGCCGGCGCCCTGACGATGATCGCGACCCCGGCCGAGGCAGCCCCGGCGAAGGCCTCGGAGCAGGCGCTGCAGACCGAGGTCAACCGGCTCACCAACGTCGAGCGCACCAAGCGCGGCTGTGGCGCCCTCAAGGTGAACGCGCAGCTCACCACGGCCGCTCGCGGTCACAGCGGGTGGATGGCGCGGACCGGCACGTTCTCGCACACCGGCGATGCCGGCACGTCGTTCGTCGCACGGGCCAAGGCCACCGGATACGGTCGGCCGTCCGCCGAGAACATCGCGTGGGGGTACCAGACCGCCGCGTCGGTGGTCGACGGCTGGATGAACAGCCCGGGCCACCGCGCGAACATCCTCAACTGCAAGTCGAAGTCGGTCGGCGTGGGTGTCGTCTACTCCGCGAGCGGCACCCCGTACTACACCCAGGACTTCGGTTACTGA
- a CDS encoding SRPBCC family protein, translated as MRIVSATRDVDAPADRIFELIADPSRQPSWDGNGNLTSAEVGQRVRAVGDVFIMTISTGDRRENHVVEFEEGRLIAWKPSEVGRDTPGHLWRWELKPIGPALTRVTHTYDWTGLTDERRIPRAEANTGDRLLASIDRLAALAQT; from the coding sequence ATGCGAATCGTCAGCGCCACCCGAGACGTCGACGCCCCGGCCGACCGGATCTTCGAACTCATCGCCGACCCCTCACGGCAGCCGAGCTGGGACGGCAACGGCAACCTGACCTCAGCCGAGGTCGGCCAGCGGGTGCGCGCCGTCGGTGACGTCTTCATCATGACGATCAGCACCGGCGACCGGCGGGAGAATCACGTCGTCGAGTTCGAGGAGGGCCGGCTGATCGCCTGGAAGCCGTCCGAGGTCGGCCGGGACACCCCGGGTCACCTGTGGCGGTGGGAGCTCAAACCGATCGGCCCCGCGCTGACCCGGGTCACCCACACCTACGACTGGACCGGCCTGACCGACGAACGCCGCATCCCCCGAGCCGAGGCCAACACCGGTGACAGGCTCCTGGCCTCGATCGACCGGCTCGCCGCCCTCGCTCAGACGTAG
- a CDS encoding YciI family protein — MPEYLITFNDEWVPPHTEEQIKAKSVTSRAVIAEMQAADVLLFSNGGLDRSTALFSVEAVDGEAIFSDGPFVETKEHLGGFAAIDVPDDETARYWAGRLAVALEWPQEVHRFGGPGEARRLGSGQG, encoded by the coding sequence ATGCCGGAGTACCTGATCACCTTCAACGACGAATGGGTTCCCCCGCACACCGAGGAGCAGATCAAGGCCAAGAGTGTGACCAGCCGGGCGGTGATCGCCGAGATGCAGGCCGCCGACGTGCTGCTCTTCTCCAACGGCGGCCTCGACAGGTCCACCGCGCTGTTCAGCGTCGAAGCGGTCGACGGGGAGGCGATCTTCAGTGACGGGCCGTTCGTGGAGACCAAGGAGCACCTCGGCGGCTTCGCCGCGATCGACGTGCCCGACGACGAGACCGCCCGGTACTGGGCCGGGCGACTCGCGGTCGCGTTGGAATGGCCGCAGGAGGTGCACCGTTTCGGCGGCCCCGGCGAGGCCCGGCGACTCGGGTCCGGACAAGGCTGA
- a CDS encoding PRC-barrel domain-containing protein: MGEPVGTLTPLSDTGQLIADPTLDVRGRSVIDSDGEKIGTVADLLVDTLTNHVRFLRVEHGGVLGFGAQSSFIPVESIARVTEDEVYVTSSKDHVAGGPGYDPDLVDQQDYYEKIYGHYGHLPAAPPGSMYPGLTGLPGSPGLPPVR, encoded by the coding sequence ATGGGAGAACCGGTCGGCACACTGACGCCGCTGAGCGACACCGGTCAGCTGATCGCCGATCCGACCCTGGACGTCCGGGGCCGGTCGGTGATCGACAGTGACGGCGAGAAGATCGGTACGGTGGCGGACCTGTTGGTCGACACCCTGACCAATCATGTGCGGTTCCTGCGCGTGGAACACGGCGGCGTTCTCGGTTTCGGGGCGCAGTCGTCGTTCATTCCGGTCGAGTCGATCGCGCGAGTGACCGAGGACGAGGTGTACGTGACGTCGTCGAAGGATCATGTCGCCGGTGGGCCGGGCTACGACCCGGATCTCGTCGACCAGCAGGACTACTACGAGAAGATCTACGGCCACTACGGGCACCTGCCGGCGGCTCCGCCCGGGTCGATGTATCCGGGCCTGACCGGACTGCCCGGCAGCCCGGGACTACCGCCGGTCCGCTGA
- a CDS encoding alpha/beta hydrolase codes for MLTHITFDADGLTLAGDLRVAGDGAPAVVLTGPFTGVKEQVTGLYAARLHERGITTLAFDHRGFGQSAGRRAHEDTQGKLADLRAAVTVLAEHQAVDPNRIGVVGICLGGGYAVRAAAADPRLRAVAGIAGAYNSPARFAAGDPDGYRQALASFIERWDEELPAVASGGAPAAMGGDEPYAYYGTERSAAEHWENRVTHGSLHSLMTFDALGAAPLLARTPLLVVHGRKDDYCSPELAEALYEQATGPKRMHWLDAGRHIDLYDVEPYVTQAVDETAEFLRSALEKPVSS; via the coding sequence ATGCTGACACACATCACTTTCGACGCCGACGGCCTCACGCTCGCCGGTGATCTGCGAGTGGCCGGCGACGGTGCGCCCGCGGTCGTGCTCACCGGGCCGTTCACCGGGGTGAAAGAGCAGGTCACCGGGCTGTACGCGGCCCGCCTGCACGAGCGTGGCATCACCACTCTGGCGTTCGACCATCGGGGCTTCGGGCAGAGCGCGGGACGCCGGGCACACGAGGACACCCAGGGCAAGCTCGCCGATCTGCGGGCCGCGGTGACCGTGCTGGCCGAGCATCAGGCGGTCGACCCGAACCGGATCGGGGTCGTCGGCATCTGTCTCGGCGGCGGCTACGCGGTCCGGGCCGCGGCCGCCGACCCCCGGCTGCGGGCGGTGGCCGGGATCGCCGGCGCCTACAACAGCCCGGCGCGGTTCGCGGCCGGCGACCCGGACGGCTACCGGCAGGCGCTCGCCTCGTTCATCGAGCGCTGGGACGAGGAGTTGCCGGCGGTGGCGTCGGGCGGGGCGCCCGCGGCGATGGGCGGCGACGAGCCGTACGCCTACTACGGCACCGAACGGTCGGCCGCCGAGCACTGGGAGAACCGGGTCACCCACGGTTCGCTGCACTCGCTGATGACCTTCGACGCTCTCGGCGCGGCGCCGCTGCTGGCCCGTACGCCGCTGCTCGTGGTGCACGGCCGCAAGGACGACTACTGCTCTCCGGAACTGGCCGAGGCGCTGTACGAGCAGGCCACCGGCCCGAAACGGATGCACTGGCTCGACGCCGGCCGGCACATCGACCTGTACGACGTCGAGCCCTACGTGACGCAGGCCGTCGACGAGACGGCCGAGTTCCTGCGGTCGGCCCTGGAGAAGCCGGTCAGTTCCTGA
- a CDS encoding nucleoside deaminase has product MGITDDDLTHLRRCVDLAREAVADGDEPFGSVLVAADGEVLFEDRNRVRNGDATQHPEFAISRWAAAHLTPEERAAATVYTSGEHCPMCAASHGWVGLGRIVYAASSGQLVGWLTEWDVPPGPVAPLPIAAVVPGARVDGPAPIFEAELRDLHRGRFQ; this is encoded by the coding sequence ATGGGAATCACCGACGACGATCTGACTCACCTCCGCCGCTGCGTCGACCTGGCCCGCGAAGCGGTCGCCGACGGTGACGAGCCGTTCGGATCGGTGCTGGTCGCGGCCGACGGCGAGGTCCTTTTCGAGGACCGTAACCGGGTCCGTAACGGCGACGCCACCCAGCATCCGGAGTTTGCGATCTCCCGGTGGGCGGCGGCCCACCTGACTCCCGAGGAGCGGGCCGCGGCGACCGTCTACACGTCGGGTGAGCACTGCCCGATGTGTGCGGCAAGTCACGGCTGGGTCGGTCTGGGGCGGATCGTCTACGCGGCGTCGAGCGGCCAGCTGGTCGGCTGGCTCACCGAGTGGGACGTGCCGCCCGGCCCGGTGGCGCCGCTGCCGATCGCCGCGGTGGTGCCCGGCGCCCGGGTCGACGGGCCGGCGCCGATCTTCGAGGCCGAGCTGCGTGACCTCCATCGAGGCCGTTTCCAATAG
- a CDS encoding S1 family peptidase → MIGAAALPAPAYAIANGEAVPDGRYPFAVKISTIGIPTADGGKRDSSCSGGLISPHWVITAAHCFRDLDGNRVSHTVAEKTFVAVGRADLTSKDGFTADVVEVVQHGQADVALIRIDKAITKIDPLTLGSRKPAEGQKARLVGYGFTNPQATQTPDRLRTGRFEVTSVDDTEMGLSGVAPRATTSPCERDSGGPYFTEGDDGVVLIGVVSRGPDCPHAGPDIATRVDAIAPWVKSVIKDDLAATTAPSKTRKPSGRTDGSSVQAAPPTPAATLGGFSPVVLVTIPAVAVGFVVVLIASGRRNRRNRGHHRRRR, encoded by the coding sequence ATGATCGGAGCGGCCGCTCTACCGGCGCCCGCCTACGCCATCGCCAACGGTGAGGCGGTGCCCGACGGGCGCTATCCGTTCGCGGTCAAGATCTCCACGATCGGCATCCCCACGGCGGACGGCGGCAAGCGTGACAGCTCCTGCTCCGGCGGGCTGATCTCACCCCACTGGGTGATCACCGCGGCGCACTGCTTCCGCGACCTCGACGGCAACCGGGTGTCGCACACGGTCGCCGAGAAGACCTTCGTCGCCGTCGGCCGGGCCGATCTGACCAGCAAGGACGGGTTCACCGCGGACGTCGTCGAGGTGGTCCAGCACGGCCAGGCCGACGTCGCCCTGATCCGGATCGACAAGGCGATCACCAAGATCGACCCGCTCACGCTGGGGAGCAGAAAACCGGCCGAAGGGCAGAAGGCCAGGCTGGTGGGGTACGGCTTCACGAACCCACAGGCCACGCAGACCCCCGACCGGCTGCGCACCGGGCGATTCGAGGTCACGTCGGTGGACGACACCGAGATGGGCCTGTCCGGGGTCGCGCCCCGAGCCACCACCAGCCCGTGCGAGCGGGACTCCGGTGGGCCGTATTTCACCGAGGGCGATGACGGGGTCGTGCTCATCGGCGTGGTCAGCCGAGGCCCGGACTGCCCGCACGCCGGGCCGGACATCGCCACCCGGGTGGACGCCATCGCCCCGTGGGTCAAGTCGGTGATCAAGGACGATCTGGCGGCCACGACCGCGCCGTCGAAGACCCGCAAGCCGTCCGGCCGTACCGATGGATCGTCGGTCCAGGCTGCACCCCCGACGCCTGCCGCGACCCTCGGCGGGTTCTCACCGGTCGTCCTGGTGACCATCCCGGCGGTGGCGGTCGGCTTCGTCGTGGTGCTGATCGCTTCCGGTCGCCGTAACAGGCGCAACCGCGGCCACCACCGTCGCCGCCGCTGA
- a CDS encoding glycoside hydrolase family 2 TIM barrel-domain containing protein — MWRIVGSVLTLLVGFIAVPATGAQAAAGPQSPADVYRYLEDPRMTGEGQQAPHADLRPYGDVATAVRDATSHDARSPYVTSLNGGWRMKLFDRPDDVPAGFAADGFDSSGWPKVTVPHTWQSDFVDHPMFRNIPEEIWPDNPPFVPKDVNPTGAYLRTFDVPKNWAGGREFLRFEGVTSGYFVWVNGVYAGYDQGGYTPAEFDVTELLKPGRNTIAVQVHRWGAGAYLEDYDQWRYSGIFRDVTLYRTEPVRLRDAYITTDFDPDFRDATLSARIDLAGATHDGWTVRGTLRDAAGRTVTTMTQPADQDRITLTARVTSPAQWTAEDPNLYTLALELLEPDGRAAHITAQTVGFREIEIRDKQLLVNGKRILIKGVNRSETDPDTGRHVTREAQRNDVFLMKRLHVNAVRTSHYPADPYFYDLADRYGLYVDDEVDIETHSRENCPSVCLASKPEWAAAFADRFQAMIARDKNHPSVILWDTGNEAGLGTAHYAMAEWADANEPTRPLYHQSNSPDGDAPFADVSGPRYPTPASVENKAKTGTKPIVMGEYAHAMGNSMGNFDEFWAIARREPSMQGGFVWDWAEQDLRQPLILTPDTSANRIQSFLVGKPTFVDGHRGKAISLSSLDDFVDVFRDRRLDLTEKVTLDAWVKPGEWAGSFPIVTKGRAYALQMRDQDTLEFGVNNVWAAADVPADWYGQWHRVTGVYDGAKLELRIDDTPVATTARTGAIDPGLYEVNIGRNAETQQDDLKVRTGRGLVDDVRIYGTGPDPVLALDFDRSQRRGDFLSLGLSLSGTDGMVSSGRVLQPETEEVAWSHSPIRITAVDVSAGRVRVLNEQPAGTRRLRLTWSLTEIDKRLRGGTRDVTLAAGQSVDLDLGSVPANPHDRERWLNVSAATVQDLPWAERGWVVAREQFAAGGRVVPGILPAVARRAPLLSLSSKTITVRGQGWRYRFENGALTSLAADGRELLNAGPELDVYRPPTSNETYGWGTADRNIWHEVGLDRLATTVEDVTAKVDGDQVIVTVRSTAAAPGLADVFAVGQTLRYRVDGNGTITLDHQVQARGSRAGALPYLPRVGVQVKVPESLDDFTWYGTGPHETYNDRVSAATVGVWRSTVDDQYVPYARPQAGGNHTGTRWAALTDGHRTGLLVGSPTGADLDVSVTRHDDLDRAEYAHQLPFVRNKGWVTLHAATGETGMGETPNSVLTPYRLSPTAAYDYSLILRPLADGRLPSPSAAAPCPPDVTLTADTTTATVRVDARCAAPLRDVAVTLDVPDGWQITPASVPLGEVAAGSPETATFQITVPAGTDWGRHTLTASVTSTTTTGFDSTVTASATVGTPLPAGSSWVSDLPFLETTNGWGPVERDRSNAEQPAGDGRPLTLGGVVYDKGLGAHAVSKVALDLTGRSCTTFRADVGVDDEMGNSGSITFEVWVDGVRKASTGRLTGSASAQPIEADVTGGTRLELRITDSGDGNGADHGDWAAARLLCAPQPSSQG, encoded by the coding sequence ATGTGGCGGATCGTGGGTTCGGTTCTGACGCTTCTTGTCGGATTCATAGCGGTTCCAGCGACGGGTGCGCAGGCGGCGGCCGGACCGCAGAGCCCGGCCGACGTGTACCGCTACCTGGAGGATCCGCGGATGACCGGCGAGGGGCAGCAGGCCCCGCACGCTGACCTGCGGCCCTACGGCGACGTGGCGACCGCGGTCCGGGACGCCACCTCGCACGACGCGCGGTCGCCGTATGTGACCAGCCTGAACGGCGGCTGGCGGATGAAGCTCTTCGATCGGCCCGACGACGTACCGGCCGGGTTCGCCGCGGACGGTTTCGACAGCTCCGGCTGGCCGAAGGTGACCGTGCCGCACACCTGGCAGTCCGACTTCGTGGACCACCCGATGTTCCGCAACATCCCGGAGGAGATCTGGCCGGACAACCCGCCCTTCGTGCCGAAGGACGTCAACCCGACGGGCGCCTACCTGCGCACCTTCGACGTGCCGAAGAACTGGGCCGGCGGCCGGGAATTCCTTCGCTTCGAGGGTGTGACCAGCGGTTACTTCGTCTGGGTCAACGGCGTTTACGCGGGGTACGACCAGGGCGGCTACACCCCGGCCGAGTTCGACGTGACCGAACTGCTCAAGCCCGGACGCAACACCATCGCCGTGCAGGTGCACCGCTGGGGTGCCGGCGCCTACCTGGAGGACTACGACCAGTGGCGGTACAGCGGCATCTTCCGCGACGTCACGCTCTACCGGACCGAACCGGTGCGCCTTCGGGACGCGTACATCACGACCGACTTTGATCCTGATTTCCGGGATGCCACCCTGAGCGCCCGGATCGACCTGGCCGGCGCCACCCACGACGGCTGGACGGTGCGCGGCACGCTGCGGGACGCCGCCGGGCGGACCGTCACCACGATGACCCAGCCGGCCGACCAGGACCGGATCACGCTGACCGCCCGGGTGACGAGCCCGGCGCAGTGGACCGCCGAGGACCCGAACCTCTACACGCTCGCCCTCGAACTGCTCGAACCCGACGGACGGGCGGCGCACATCACCGCGCAGACGGTCGGGTTCCGGGAGATCGAGATCCGGGACAAGCAGCTCCTGGTCAACGGGAAACGCATCCTGATCAAGGGTGTCAACCGTTCGGAGACCGACCCGGACACCGGCCGGCACGTCACCCGCGAGGCGCAGCGCAACGACGTGTTCCTGATGAAACGCCTGCACGTCAACGCGGTACGCACCTCCCACTACCCGGCCGACCCGTACTTCTACGACCTGGCCGACCGCTACGGCCTGTACGTGGACGACGAGGTCGACATCGAGACCCACTCGCGGGAGAACTGCCCGAGCGTCTGTCTCGCGTCGAAACCGGAATGGGCGGCCGCGTTCGCCGACCGGTTCCAGGCGATGATCGCCCGCGACAAGAACCATCCCAGCGTGATCCTCTGGGACACCGGCAACGAGGCGGGCCTCGGCACCGCGCACTATGCGATGGCCGAGTGGGCCGACGCCAACGAGCCGACCCGCCCGCTCTACCACCAGTCGAACTCACCCGACGGTGACGCGCCGTTCGCCGACGTCAGCGGCCCCCGCTACCCGACCCCGGCATCGGTCGAGAACAAGGCGAAGACCGGCACCAAACCGATCGTGATGGGCGAGTACGCCCACGCGATGGGCAACAGCATGGGCAACTTCGACGAGTTCTGGGCCATCGCCCGCCGCGAACCGTCGATGCAGGGCGGTTTCGTCTGGGACTGGGCCGAACAGGACCTGCGCCAGCCGCTGATCCTGACCCCCGACACGTCGGCCAACCGGATCCAGTCGTTCCTGGTCGGCAAGCCCACCTTCGTCGACGGCCACCGCGGTAAGGCGATCAGCCTGTCCAGCCTCGACGACTTCGTCGACGTGTTCCGCGACCGGCGCCTCGACCTCACCGAGAAGGTCACCCTCGACGCCTGGGTGAAGCCCGGCGAATGGGCGGGCAGTTTCCCGATCGTCACGAAGGGCCGCGCCTACGCCCTGCAGATGCGTGACCAGGACACCCTCGAATTCGGCGTGAACAACGTCTGGGCCGCCGCCGACGTGCCCGCCGACTGGTACGGCCAATGGCACCGGGTCACCGGCGTGTACGACGGCGCGAAGCTGGAACTGCGGATCGACGACACGCCGGTCGCGACCACCGCCCGGACCGGCGCGATCGACCCCGGACTCTACGAGGTCAACATCGGCCGCAACGCCGAGACCCAGCAGGACGACCTCAAGGTACGGACCGGGCGCGGCCTGGTCGACGACGTGCGCATCTACGGCACCGGCCCGGACCCGGTCCTCGCCCTGGACTTCGACCGGTCCCAGCGGCGCGGCGACTTCCTCAGCCTCGGCCTGAGCCTGTCCGGCACCGACGGCATGGTCTCCTCCGGCCGGGTTCTGCAGCCGGAGACCGAGGAGGTGGCCTGGTCGCACTCACCGATCCGGATCACCGCCGTGGACGTGTCGGCCGGCCGGGTCCGGGTGCTCAACGAACAGCCGGCCGGCACCCGACGACTGCGGCTCACCTGGTCACTGACCGAGATCGACAAGCGGCTGCGCGGCGGCACCCGGGACGTCACCCTCGCCGCGGGCCAGAGCGTCGACCTCGACCTGGGCTCGGTCCCGGCCAACCCGCACGACCGGGAACGCTGGCTGAACGTGTCCGCCGCGACCGTCCAGGACCTGCCCTGGGCCGAGCGTGGCTGGGTCGTGGCCCGCGAACAGTTCGCCGCCGGCGGCCGGGTCGTGCCCGGCATCCTGCCCGCCGTCGCCCGCCGTGCCCCGCTGCTCTCCCTCTCTTCGAAGACGATCACCGTTCGTGGTCAGGGCTGGCGCTACCGGTTCGAGAACGGTGCACTCACCTCACTCGCCGCCGACGGACGCGAACTACTCAACGCCGGCCCGGAACTCGACGTCTACCGGCCGCCGACCAGCAACGAGACGTACGGCTGGGGCACCGCCGACCGCAATATCTGGCACGAGGTCGGCCTCGACCGTCTGGCCACCACCGTGGAGGACGTCACCGCGAAGGTCGACGGCGATCAGGTGATCGTCACCGTCCGTAGCACGGCGGCGGCCCCCGGGCTGGCTGACGTCTTCGCCGTCGGGCAGACCCTGCGCTACCGCGTCGACGGCAACGGCACGATCACCCTCGACCATCAGGTGCAGGCCCGCGGCAGCCGGGCCGGGGCACTGCCCTACCTGCCCCGCGTCGGCGTCCAGGTCAAGGTGCCCGAGTCGCTCGACGACTTCACCTGGTACGGGACCGGGCCGCACGAGACGTACAACGACCGGGTCAGCGCCGCCACCGTCGGCGTCTGGCGCAGCACGGTCGACGACCAGTACGTCCCCTACGCCCGTCCGCAGGCCGGCGGCAACCACACCGGAACCCGCTGGGCCGCCCTCACCGACGGTCACCGCACGGGTCTGCTGGTGGGTAGCCCGACCGGCGCCGACCTGGACGTCAGCGTCACCCGCCACGACGACCTGGACCGCGCCGAATACGCCCACCAGCTGCCCTTCGTCCGCAACAAGGGCTGGGTGACCCTGCACGCGGCAACCGGTGAGACGGGCATGGGCGAGACCCCCAACTCGGTCCTCACTCCCTACCGGCTGTCACCGACCGCGGCCTACGACTACTCGCTGATCCTCCGGCCCCTGGCCGACGGTCGCCTACCGTCACCGTCCGCGGCCGCTCCCTGCCCGCCCGACGTCACCCTCACGGCAGACACCACCACCGCGACGGTACGGGTGGACGCGCGCTGTGCCGCACCGCTGCGAGACGTGGCGGTGACCCTGGACGTACCGGACGGCTGGCAGATCACCCCGGCCTCGGTACCGCTCGGCGAGGTGGCGGCCGGGAGCCCCGAGACCGCGACGTTCCAGATCACCGTCCCCGCCGGAACCGACTGGGGCCGGCACACCCTGACCGCGTCGGTGACCTCGACGACCACCACCGGTTTCGACAGCACGGTGACCGCCTCGGCGACGGTCGGCACCCCGCTGCCGGCCGGCTCGTCCTGGGTCAGTGACCTGCCGTTCCTGGAGACGACGAACGGTTGGGGCCCGGTCGAACGCGACCGCAGCAACGCCGAACAACCGGCCGGCGACGGCCGCCCGCTCACCCTGGGCGGTGTCGTCTACGACAAGGGCCTCGGCGCCCACGCGGTGTCGAAGGTGGCGCTCGACCTGACCGGCCGCTCCTGCACCACGTTCCGCGCCGACGTCGGCGTAGACGATGAGATGGGCAACTCCGGCTCGATCACGTTCGAGGTCTGGGTCGACGGTGTCCGGAAGGCCTCCACCGGCCGCTTGACCGGTTCGGCGTCGGCCCAGCCGATCGAGGCCGACGTGACCGGAGGGACCCGCCTGGAACTCCGGATCACCGATTCCGGAGACGGCAACGGAGCCGACCACGGCGACTGGGCCGCCGCCCGCCTCCTGTGCGCTCCTCAGCCCTCGTCGCAGGGCTGA